From the genome of Pseudonocardia sp. EC080619-01:
GGGACGGCGGGGACGGCCGTCCACGCCGGGACCGCGACACCGGCCGGTCGCCCCGCCGCGACGACGACCGGCGCGACGGTGGACGGCGCGAGCGCACCGCGGGCCCGCGGAACGCGGGGCCGCCCCGTGGCCGCGTCGGGCCCGGCCGCCCACCGGCCGTCGACCCGGCCCGGCAGGCCGCGTACGACCTGCTGACCGCCGTCCGGGAGCGGGACGCCTACGCCAACCTCGCGCTGCCCGGGATCCTGCGCCGGTACCGGCTCCGGGATCGGGACGCCGCGCTCGCCACCGAGCTCGGCTACGGCACCCTGCGTGCCCAGGGACTGCTCGACACCGTCATCGACGCCTGCACCGACCGGCCGCTGTCGAAGATCGAGCACCCGTTGCTGGACGCGCTGCGGCTGGGCGCCTACCAGCTGCTCCGGACCCGGGTTCCCGCGCACGCCGCGGTCTCGACCTGCGTCGAGCTCGTCCGGGGCGACCACGGCTCGCAGTCGGCCGGGTTCGTCAACGCCGTGCTGCGCCGGATCGGGGAGCACGACGAGGCGGAGTGGCTCGACCGGCTCGCCCCGGACCCGGCGGAGGACCCGGTCGGCAACGCCGCGCTCCGGCACGCCCACCCGCGCTGGATCGCCCAGGCGTTCGCGGACTCCCTCGGCGACACCGGTGAGGAACTGACCGCCGCGCTGGCGGCCGACGACGCCCGGCCCCGCGTCCACCTGCTCGCCCGCCCCGGGGAGATCTCCGCCGAGGAGCTCGCCCTGGCGACCGGCGGGGAGGAGGCGCCCTGGTCGCCCTACGGGGTGCACCTCGAGCCGGGCAGCGGTGACATCGGCGAACTCGATGCCGTCGCCGAGGGGCTCGCGCTCGTCCAGGACGAGGGCAGCCAGCTCGTCGCCGCCGCGCTCGCCCGCGCCGAGCTGCTCGGCGAGGACACCGGTCGCTGGCTCGACCTCTGCGCCGGCCCCGGTGGCAAGGCGTCGCTGCTCGGCGGTCTGGTCGCGGCTCACGGCGGGACGCTCGACGCCGTCGAGAGCAGCGAGCGGCGCGCCGGGCTCGTCCGCGAGGCCACCGCCGACCTCCCGGTCACCGTGCACGTCGCCGACGGCCGTGAGGCGCCGCTGCCCGAGGGCGGCTTCGACCGCGTGCTCGTCGACGCCCCCTGCACCGGCCTCGGTGCGCTGCGCCGGCGGCCGGAGGCACGCTGGCGCCGCCGCCCCGAGGACACCGCCGCGCTCACCCGGTTGCAGCGCGAGCTGCTCGTCGCCGCGCTCGGGCACGTGCGGCCCGGCGGCGTCGTCGCGTACGTGACCTGCTCGCCGCACGTGTCGGAGACCGCCGGAGTGGTCGGGCGGATCGTCGGTCGCGAGGACCGTCCCGGCCCGGCGGGCCCGGTCGAGCAGCTCGACGCCCGCGCCTGCCTCCCCGCGGACCTGCCCGGTCTCGGCGACGGGCCTGCGGTGCAGCTCTGGCCGCACCGGCACGGGACCGACGCCATGTTCCTCGCCCTGATCCGCAAGCCGCTCGGCTGATGCCCGTCACCCTCGTGCGCGGTGTGATTCCTCCCTCGCACGGGGGTGCCGGAGGCCGTGGGTGGCAGGGATAGCCTGCCGTCGTGCACCCGATGATCGCGCCCAGCATCCTCTCGGCGGACTTCGCCCGGCTCGCGGACGAGGCCGCCGCCGTGGGGCCGTCGGCCGACGGCACCGCGGGCGACCCCGGTGCGGACTGGCTGCACGTCGACGTGATGGACGCCCACTTCGTCCCGAACCTGACCCTCGGGCTCCCGGTCGTGCAGAGCCTGCGCGCGGCCACCGGCATCCCGCTCGACTGCCACCTCATGATCGAGGACCCGGACCGCTGGGCCCCCGGCTACGCCGAGGCCGGCGCGAAGAACGTCACCGTGCACGTCGAGGCCGCCCGCGACCCGGTGATGCTCGCCCGCGACCTGCGGGCCGCCGGTGCCCTCGCCGGCCTGTCGATCAAGCCGGGGACCCCGCTCGACCCGTACGTCGAGGTCCTCAAGCACTACGACACCCTTCTGGTGATGAGCGTCGAGCCCGGTTTCGGCGGCCAGAGCTTCATGCCCGAGGTGCTGGAGAAGGTCCGCGCGGCGCGCCGGCTCGTCGACACCGGGCACCTGAAGCTGATCGTCGAGATCGACGGCGGTATCAACGCCGAGACCATCGAGCAGGCCGCCGAGGCCGGCGTCGACTGCTTCGTCGCCGGGTCCGCCGTCTACAACGCCGAGGACCCCGGGCGCGCCGTCGCCGCCCTGCGCGACAGCGTGCGCCGCAGCAACCCGCACCGCTGGGCCGGCTGACCGGACCGGGCGGGTGACCCCACGCGACGACGCGGCGCCGGACTCCGCGCACACCGCACGGCGGGACGCTGCGCGGACGACCGCGCGGGACGCCGTGCCGGCCGCGATGCGCCGCGCCCTCGCCGCGTCCGATCTCGTGCACGGCACGACCAGCCCGAACCCCGCCGTCGGCTGTGTCGTCCTCGACCGGGCCGGCGCCGTCGTCGGGACCGGGGCCACCACGCCGCCCGGCGGGCCGCACGCGGAGCGGGTCGCGCTGGCCGAGGCGGGGGACCGCGCCGCCGGCGGGACCGCCGTGGTGACCCTGGAGCCCTGCAACCACAGCGGGCGGACCCCGCCGTGCGTCGACGGTCTCCTCGAGGCCGGGATCGCCCGGGTGTACGCCGCGCTCGCCGACCCGAACCCGGTCGCCGCGGGCGGCCTGGACCGGCTCCGCGCGGCCGGGGTCGAGGTGACGCTCGGCACACTTGCCGGTGAGGTCGGGCGCGGGCCGCTGCGGGGCTGGCTGCACCGCCAGCACACCGGACGCCCGCACGTGACCTGGAAGGTGGCGACCACGCTCGACGGGCGGGTCGCCGCCGCCGACGGGACCAGCCGCTGGATCACCGGCCCCGAGGCCCGCGCCGAGGTGCATGACCTGCGCCGCAGGATGGACGCGATCGTCGCCGGCACGGGTACCGTCCTGGACGACGACCCGGCGCTGACCGCTCGCCGGCCCGACGGCACCCTGTTCGACCACCAGCCGCTGCGCGTGGTGGTCGGGCACCGCGACGTCCCGCCCGGCGCGCGGCTCTCGAACCGGGCCGCAGGGGAGGCCGAGGTGGTCCACCTCCGAACCCGCGATCCGGGTGAGGTGCTCGCCGAACTCGTCCGCCGCGACACGGTGGACGTGCTGCTCGAGGGCGGGCCGACCCTGGCCGGAGCGTTCGTCGCCGCAGGCGCCGTCGACCGGGTGCTGGTGCACCTGGCCCCGGCCCTGCTCGGTGCGGGCCCGCACGCCCTCGGTGACGCGGGGGTGGGAACGATCGCGGACATCGTGCGGTTGCAGGTGGACGAGGTCCGCCGCAGCGGCGGGGACGTGGTCATCGACGGACGACCGGCGCCCGCGCCGATCGGATAGCAGGAGGGAACACCGATGTTCACCGGCATCGTGGAGGAGGTCGGCGAGGTCGTCGACGTCCGGACCGACGGCGACGTCGTCGTCCTGACCGTGCGGGCGGCACTGGCCGCCGAGGTCGGGCACGGCGAGTCGGTGGCGGTGAACGGGTGCTGCCTCACCGCCGTCGTGGACGGGACGGGTGCGGAGGTGCTCACCCTCGAGCTCGTCCCGGAGACCCTGAAGCGCACCTCGATCGGCGTCGTCGGCGCCGGTTCCGGCGTCAACCTCGAGCGGGCGGTCCCCGCCGGCGGGCGCCTCGACGGGCACATCGTGCAGGGCCACGTCGACGGCGTCGGTACCGTCGTCTCGCGCACCCCCGGTGACCGCAGCGACGAGGTCCGCTTCTCGCTGCCCGCCGAGCTCGCGCGGTACGTCGTCGAGAAGGGCTCGGTCGCCGTCGACGGCGTGTCGCTGACCGTCGCCACGGTGTACCCGGACGGGTTCGGTGTGGCGTTGATCCCGACGACCCTGGCCGACACCACCCTGGGCTCGCGCGCCCCCGGTGACCCGGTCAACCTGGAGGTCGACGTGATCGCCAAGTACGTGGAACGCATGACCGCGGGGTACCTGCAGGGCAGCCCCGGGTCCGGACAGGAAGGGGCCGCGCGGTGAGCGAGCCGTCGACCACCCCGGGCAGCGCTCCGGAGGCGGACGCCTCCGGCAAGCTGCCGGAGCACCCGCACACCGTGATGGGCCCGAGCGAGCGGGCGGAGCGCTTCGCCCAGATCGAGAAGGCGATCGCCGACATCGCCGAGGGCAAGCCCGTCGTCGTGATGGACGACGAGGACCGCGAGAACGAGGGCGACCTCATCTTCGCCGCGGCCAAGGCGACCCCGGAGCTGCTGGCCTTCACCGTGCGCTACACCTCGGGCTACGTCTGCGTGGCGATCACCGAGGACACCTGCGAGCGGCTCGACCTGCCGCCCATGCACCACACGAACCGGGACTCCTTCCGGACCGCGTACACGGTCACCGTGGACGCGAAGGAGGGCGTCACCACCGGCATCTCGGCGCAGGACCGCTGCCGCACCATCCAGCTGCTCGCCGACCCGGCGACCGAGTCCGCGGACCTCGTCCGCCCGGGGCACGTGCTGCCGCTCCAGGCCCGCGAGGGCGGCGTGCTGCGCCGCCCCGGCCACACCGAGGCCGCCGTCGACCTGGCCCGGATGGCAGGCCTCCCGCCGGCCGGTGCGCTCTGCGAGATCGTGTCGGAGAAGAACGCGGGCGACATGGCCCGGGGTGAGGAGCTCGGCGTCTTCGCCGCCGACCACGACCTCACGCTGATCACGATCGCGGACCTCATCGCCTACCGGCGCCGGTTCGAGAAGCACATCGAGCGGATCGCCACCGCCCGGATCCCCACCGGGCACGGCGACTTCCTCGCTTACGGCTACGACTCGCTGCTCGACGGCGTCGAGCACATCGCGATGGTCATGGGCCCCGTGGGCACCCCCGCCGACGACGGCGAGGAGGTGCTCGTGCGGGTGCACTCCGAGTGCCTCACCGGCGACGTCCTCGGCTCGCTGCGCTGCGACTGCGGCCCCCAGCTCGACGCCGCCCTGGAGGCCGTGGCGAACGAGGGCCGCGGCGTGGTGCTCTACATGCGCGGGCACGAGGGCAGGGGGATCGGCCTGCTGCACAAGCTGCAGGCCTACCAGCTGCAGGAGGCCGGCGCCGACACCGTCGACGCCAACCTGGCGATGGGCCTGCCCGCCGACGCCCGCGACTACGGCATCGGCGCCCAGATCCTCGCCGACCTCGGCGTGCGGTCGATGCGGCTGCTCACCAACAACCCGGACAAGCGGGCGGGCCTGGAGGGCTACGGCCTGCGCGTGGTCGGCCGCGAGGCGATGCCGGTCCGGGCGACCCCGCAGAACCTGCGCTACCTGCGGACCAAGCGCGACCGGATGGGCCACGACCTGCCCGACCTGGGTGGCGTCGCGGACCCCGGCCGCTGACCGGAGCGGCACCGGTGGAGCGCACCGGGCCCGGGAACACCCCGGTGCCCCGGTGCGCCGCCGGACCGGCGAGAATCGAGCCATGAGCGGTGAGGGCAGGCCCGCCGGGGCCACGCAGCTGGACGCGACCGGGCTCCGGGTCGGTGTGGTCGCCGCCCGCTGGCACGCCGAGATCGTCGACGCCCTGCTGGAGCGGGCCGTCGCGACCGCGCGCGAATCCGGCACCGAGCCGACCGTCGTCCGGGTGCCCGGCACCGTGGAGCTCCCGGTCGTGGCCCAGGAGCTCGCCCGCACCCACGACGCGGTCGTCGCCCTCGGCGTCGTCGTGCGCGGGGGCACCCCGCACTTCGAGTACGTCTGCGACGCCGTGACGTCCGGCCTGACCCGGGTGGCCCTCGACGAGGCCACCCCGGTCGGGAACGGTGTCCTCACCACCGAGACCGTCCAGCAGGCGGTGGACCGGTCCGGTGCCCCGGGCTCGGCCGAGGACAAGGGCACCGAGGCCTGTCTGGCCGCCCTCGAGTCGGCGCTGGTGCTGCGCGACCTGCGCGCCGGCGTCGCGACCAGCACGTGAGCCGTGGCCCCGACCGGGCCCCGCAGGGAGGACACACCGTGACCGAGCAGCCGCAGCAGGACACCCCGCGGGCCGACGCGACCGGGCCCGGGCCGGACGCGGTGACGCTGCGCCCCCGCGCGCTGCTGGTCACCGCCTGGGTCTGTGCCGCCGCGATCATGGTCTTCTTCGTGGTCGTCGCGTACCTGATGCCCGCGGAGGACACCGGCGTGATCTTCCGCCCGGCCGACCAGGTCGCGATGGTGGTGATCGGGGCGTTCGTCGCCGGTGGGCTGTTGCTGATGGCCCGGCCGCGGGCCCGCGCCGACCGCAACGGCATCGAGGTCCGCAACGTGCTGAGCACCCGCTGGTTCCCCTGGACCGAGGTGCTCGGCGTCTCCTTCCCGGACGGTGCCTCCTCGGCCCGCCTGGAGCTGCCCGACGACGAGTACCACCCGGTCCTCGCCGTCCAGGCCGTCGACCGCGGTCTCGCCGTGCGCGGCGTGCGGAACCTGCGCGAGCTGCACCGCGCCGCCGTCCTGGGGGAGTGACCCGCCCCGGGCCGGACCGGCGCCCGGCCGGTCAGCGGTCCAGCGCGCGCACACGGCCCCGGCCCTGCACCGCGGGACCGCCGAGATCGGCCCGGTCGGCCGCGGCGGCGCCCCGCCGGTGGCCCGAGCCCGACACCTGCGGCCTGCGGGCCCGCGGCAACGTCCCGAACTCCGCGGCGTACGCCTCGTCGACGCGGTCGCCCCGATCGGCCAGCACCAGCTCGACCGACGGGCCGGTGGACCCGCCGGGCCCGGCCCCGCCCGCCTCCGCGACCTCGGACACGATCTCCTGCTCGGCCTCGAGCAGCCGCTGGTGGATCCGCGCCGCGAACCCGTAGATCCAGGACCGGCGGTAGGCCACGACCGACTCGCCCGGGTGCGGCGGGCGCAGCGCGCTCACCTGGGCCGAGCTCTGCAGCAGCAGCGAGGTGTAGAGCAGCTCGACCCGCTCCCGGTCCGACGCGTGGCCGAACACGGTCACCGCGGCGACCCGGCCGTTGCGGTGGTCGTGCATCACCCACCGGCAGCGCAGCGCCGCCGCTGTCCAGCCCAGCAACCGGGCCTTCGCCCCGCTGTACGGGTCGTCGATGTCGATCGTCGCCCGGCCGATCGGGTCCGTGCGCGGGGGGCCGGTGGCCGCGAGCAGCGCCTCGTCGACCCCGTGCCGGGCCATCATCTCGACGGCCTTCCCGGTGTAGATCTCGGCCTCGTCCGGCGTGCCGGCGCGCTCGGCCTTGGCCAGCAGCTTCCGGATGGTGTCGAGCCGCGCCTCCGGGACGGGGACCTCGCCCGGCGCGGTGCCGAACTCGATGTCGTGCGCGGTGCTCATGGGCTCTCCTCGGGCCGGGCGGGTCGAACTCGTGTTCGAGGGCGGTTCTACCGGAGGGCCCCGACAGTCTCCGACGGCGGCCCCGCCACGGTGGCCGCGGCGCGCCGGTGCGCGGGGATGCCGGCACCGGTCCGTCCCTACACCCCGCTCGGGGCGCCCGGCGGAGCCGGGGGCCGGACCGCGTGTCGGTCCCCGGAACTACCCTGGGAAGCACCATGGCCGACCCGAGCACGTACCGTCCGGCGACCGGGACGATCCCGGAGTCGCCGGGCGTCTACCGGTTCTCCGACCCGCGCGGCCGGGTGATCTACGTCGGCAAGGCGAAGAGCCTGCGGCAGCGGCTCAACTCCTACTTCGCGGACCTGTCCGGGCTGCACCCGCGCACCCGGCAGATGGTCACGACCGCGTCGAAGGTCGAGTGGACCGTCGTCGGGACCGAGGTCGAGGCGCTCCAGCTCGAGTACAACTGGATCAAGGAGTACGACCCCCGGTTCAACGTCCGCTACCGCGACGACAAGACCTACCCGGTCCTCGCGGTGACGATGAACGAGGAGTACCCGCGGCTGCACGTCTACCGCGGGCCGCGGCGCAAGGGGGTCCGCTACTTCGGGCCCTACGCGCACGCCTGGGCCATCCGGGAGACCCTCGACCTGCTGCTGCGGGTGTTCCCGGCCCGCACCTGCTCGGCCGGGGTGTTCAAGCGGCACGGCCAGATCGGCCGTCCCTGTCTGCTCGGCTACATCGACAAGTGCTCGGCGCCGTGCGTCGGCAAGGTCAGCGCCGACGAGCACCGCGACATCGTCGAGGGCTTCTCCGACTTCCTCTCCGGCCGGACCGACCGGATGGTCAGGCGGCTCGAGCAGGAGATGGCGGAGGCGTCGGAGAACCTGGAGTTCGAGCGGGCCGCCCGGATGCGCGACGACCTGGGCGCGCTGCGCCGCGCGATGGAGAAACAGGCCGTCGTCCTCGGCGACGGGACCGACGCGGACGTCGTCGCCTTCGCCGAGGACGAGCTGGAGGCGGCCGT
Proteins encoded in this window:
- a CDS encoding riboflavin synthase, encoding MFTGIVEEVGEVVDVRTDGDVVVLTVRAALAAEVGHGESVAVNGCCLTAVVDGTGAEVLTLELVPETLKRTSIGVVGAGSGVNLERAVPAGGRLDGHIVQGHVDGVGTVVSRTPGDRSDEVRFSLPAELARYVVEKGSVAVDGVSLTVATVYPDGFGVALIPTTLADTTLGSRAPGDPVNLEVDVIAKYVERMTAGYLQGSPGSGQEGAAR
- a CDS encoding PH domain-containing protein; the protein is MTLRPRALLVTAWVCAAAIMVFFVVVAYLMPAEDTGVIFRPADQVAMVVIGAFVAGGLLLMARPRARADRNGIEVRNVLSTRWFPWTEVLGVSFPDGASSARLELPDDEYHPVLAVQAVDRGLAVRGVRNLRELHRAAVLGE
- a CDS encoding RsmB/NOP family class I SAM-dependent RNA methyltransferase encodes the protein MLTAVRERDAYANLALPGILRRYRLRDRDAALATELGYGTLRAQGLLDTVIDACTDRPLSKIEHPLLDALRLGAYQLLRTRVPAHAAVSTCVELVRGDHGSQSAGFVNAVLRRIGEHDEAEWLDRLAPDPAEDPVGNAALRHAHPRWIAQAFADSLGDTGEELTAALAADDARPRVHLLARPGEISAEELALATGGEEAPWSPYGVHLEPGSGDIGELDAVAEGLALVQDEGSQLVAAALARAELLGEDTGRWLDLCAGPGGKASLLGGLVAAHGGTLDAVESSERRAGLVREATADLPVTVHVADGREAPLPEGGFDRVLVDAPCTGLGALRRRPEARWRRRPEDTAALTRLQRELLVAALGHVRPGGVVAYVTCSPHVSETAGVVGRIVGREDRPGPAGPVEQLDARACLPADLPGLGDGPAVQLWPHRHGTDAMFLALIRKPLG
- a CDS encoding bifunctional 3,4-dihydroxy-2-butanone-4-phosphate synthase/GTP cyclohydrolase II, which gives rise to MGPSERAERFAQIEKAIADIAEGKPVVVMDDEDRENEGDLIFAAAKATPELLAFTVRYTSGYVCVAITEDTCERLDLPPMHHTNRDSFRTAYTVTVDAKEGVTTGISAQDRCRTIQLLADPATESADLVRPGHVLPLQAREGGVLRRPGHTEAAVDLARMAGLPPAGALCEIVSEKNAGDMARGEELGVFAADHDLTLITIADLIAYRRRFEKHIERIATARIPTGHGDFLAYGYDSLLDGVEHIAMVMGPVGTPADDGEEVLVRVHSECLTGDVLGSLRCDCGPQLDAALEAVANEGRGVVLYMRGHEGRGIGLLHKLQAYQLQEAGADTVDANLAMGLPADARDYGIGAQILADLGVRSMRLLTNNPDKRAGLEGYGLRVVGREAMPVRATPQNLRYLRTKRDRMGHDLPDLGGVADPGR
- the ribD gene encoding bifunctional diaminohydroxyphosphoribosylaminopyrimidine deaminase/5-amino-6-(5-phosphoribosylamino)uracil reductase RibD; the protein is MTPRDDAAPDSAHTARRDAARTTARDAVPAAMRRALAASDLVHGTTSPNPAVGCVVLDRAGAVVGTGATTPPGGPHAERVALAEAGDRAAGGTAVVTLEPCNHSGRTPPCVDGLLEAGIARVYAALADPNPVAAGGLDRLRAAGVEVTLGTLAGEVGRGPLRGWLHRQHTGRPHVTWKVATTLDGRVAAADGTSRWITGPEARAEVHDLRRRMDAIVAGTGTVLDDDPALTARRPDGTLFDHQPLRVVVGHRDVPPGARLSNRAAGEAEVVHLRTRDPGEVLAELVRRDTVDVLLEGGPTLAGAFVAAGAVDRVLVHLAPALLGAGPHALGDAGVGTIADIVRLQVDEVRRSGGDVVIDGRPAPAPIG
- a CDS encoding DUF2786 domain-containing protein yields the protein MSTAHDIEFGTAPGEVPVPEARLDTIRKLLAKAERAGTPDEAEIYTGKAVEMMARHGVDEALLAATGPPRTDPIGRATIDIDDPYSGAKARLLGWTAAALRCRWVMHDHRNGRVAAVTVFGHASDRERVELLYTSLLLQSSAQVSALRPPHPGESVVAYRRSWIYGFAARIHQRLLEAEQEIVSEVAEAGGAGPGGSTGPSVELVLADRGDRVDEAYAAEFGTLPRARRPQVSGSGHRRGAAAADRADLGGPAVQGRGRVRALDR
- the ribH gene encoding 6,7-dimethyl-8-ribityllumazine synthase, which codes for MSGEGRPAGATQLDATGLRVGVVAARWHAEIVDALLERAVATARESGTEPTVVRVPGTVELPVVAQELARTHDAVVALGVVVRGGTPHFEYVCDAVTSGLTRVALDEATPVGNGVLTTETVQQAVDRSGAPGSAEDKGTEACLAALESALVLRDLRAGVATST
- the rpe gene encoding ribulose-phosphate 3-epimerase, producing MIAPSILSADFARLADEAAAVGPSADGTAGDPGADWLHVDVMDAHFVPNLTLGLPVVQSLRAATGIPLDCHLMIEDPDRWAPGYAEAGAKNVTVHVEAARDPVMLARDLRAAGALAGLSIKPGTPLDPYVEVLKHYDTLLVMSVEPGFGGQSFMPEVLEKVRAARRLVDTGHLKLIVEIDGGINAETIEQAAEAGVDCFVAGSAVYNAEDPGRAVAALRDSVRRSNPHRWAG